One bacterium genomic region harbors:
- a CDS encoding glycoside hydrolase family 2, producing MTCEHTRLLESGWSVRCSAEVEESDSEVSGGGCSSLGWYQTSVPSTVLAALVRNGVYRNLYFGRNLEKVPAEPFLHPWWYRTEFLLNEDESSGNVRLVFEGINYSADIWVNGQKAGSCESFFGPFRIHELDITNYIAAGKNILAVKVYPPRPGDFTIGFVDWNPKPPDQNLGLWREVKLRLTGAVSLRDVFVRSKVNLETLDKAALTVSADLINHSDRPVSGAVRGEIENIRLDMPFSLEPRQRLRLVFSPDQYPQLNLTNPRLWWPNNLGEPNLYELRLNALADGEISDEQRVVFGIREVSDYLSEEGCRGYRINGKKVLIRGAGWTDDMLLAEDPDKVEAQVRYARHMNLNTIRLEGFWGSSQRLYDLADRYGIMLMAGWSCQWEWAFLYGGAMDEFEGVSSPEDIALISRSLKDQVTWLRNHPSILVWVYGSDKLPRPELETKYRDMLACVDPTRPSLAACRAAVSEITGPTGVKMAGPYDYVTPNYWYLDRNNGGAFGFNTETGPGPQPPPLESLRRMLPEDHLWPIDSLWEYHCGRGQFNNLDRYRNALDRRYGPAGSVEEFVRKAQVASYEAIRAMFEAFSVNKFNSTGVIQWMLNSAWPEMYWQLYDYYLMPNGAFYGTRAGSQPLNIIYDYGDHGIYLSNDTYSAFKDLRAEIRVLNMQSKVVFAKDLHVGLEENTSRKIFQLPAGDALAPVYFVDLKLFEASGKKLGANFYWLSTREDVLDESGTLWFVTPNKSYADFTALNALPPVEIDAEYLFVERGKEWEMQVTLNNPTEVIAFFIELDVYGKKSGNTVLPVFWDDNYVSLLPGEVKAVRARFPMDGLNGEKPAFRYRGWNVNAGQGKGK from the coding sequence ATGACATGCGAGCACACCCGTCTGCTTGAATCGGGCTGGTCTGTCCGTTGCTCCGCCGAGGTGGAGGAAAGCGACAGTGAGGTGTCGGGTGGCGGCTGCTCCTCACTGGGCTGGTATCAGACCTCCGTGCCCTCGACCGTGTTGGCCGCGCTTGTCAGGAACGGGGTGTATCGTAATCTCTATTTCGGCCGGAATCTGGAGAAAGTCCCGGCCGAGCCGTTCCTGCATCCCTGGTGGTACCGGACGGAGTTCCTCCTGAATGAAGACGAGTCTTCCGGGAATGTCCGCCTTGTTTTCGAGGGGATCAATTACAGCGCCGACATCTGGGTCAACGGACAGAAAGCCGGTTCCTGCGAAAGCTTTTTCGGTCCCTTCCGGATTCACGAGCTGGATATTACGAACTATATCGCCGCCGGTAAAAACATTCTCGCCGTAAAGGTTTATCCGCCCCGGCCGGGTGATTTCACAATCGGGTTTGTCGATTGGAATCCCAAGCCGCCAGACCAGAACCTGGGGTTGTGGCGGGAGGTCAAGCTGCGTCTGACCGGCGCTGTCTCCCTGCGCGATGTGTTCGTCCGGAGCAAAGTGAACCTGGAGACCCTGGACAAAGCGGCCCTCACCGTAAGCGCGGACCTGATCAACCACAGCGACCGGCCTGTGTCGGGGGCTGTCCGGGGTGAGATCGAAAACATAAGGTTGGACATGCCTTTCAGCCTGGAGCCCCGCCAGAGGCTGCGGCTCGTTTTCAGCCCGGACCAATACCCGCAGTTGAATCTAACCAACCCGCGCCTGTGGTGGCCCAACAACCTGGGGGAACCCAATCTGTACGAGCTTCGGCTGAACGCTCTGGCGGATGGAGAAATCTCGGATGAGCAGAGGGTTGTCTTTGGAATCCGGGAGGTTTCCGACTACCTCAGCGAGGAGGGCTGCCGGGGCTACAGGATCAACGGGAAAAAAGTGCTGATCCGCGGGGCGGGCTGGACGGATGATATGCTGCTGGCGGAGGACCCGGATAAGGTCGAAGCCCAGGTCCGGTACGCCCGGCACATGAACCTGAACACCATCCGGCTGGAGGGGTTCTGGGGCAGCAGTCAGAGACTGTACGATCTGGCCGACCGGTATGGGATAATGCTCATGGCAGGCTGGAGCTGCCAGTGGGAATGGGCTTTCCTGTACGGCGGGGCCATGGATGAATTCGAGGGCGTAAGCAGCCCGGAGGACATCGCTCTCATTTCCCGCTCGCTGAAGGACCAGGTGACCTGGCTGCGCAACCATCCCAGTATCTTAGTCTGGGTGTACGGGAGCGACAAGCTGCCGCGGCCCGAACTGGAAACGAAATACCGGGACATGCTTGCCTGTGTCGATCCGACCCGGCCGAGCCTGGCCGCGTGCCGGGCCGCGGTGAGCGAGATAACCGGTCCGACCGGAGTCAAAATGGCGGGGCCCTACGATTATGTAACCCCCAACTATTGGTACCTCGACCGGAACAACGGCGGGGCTTTCGGTTTCAACACTGAAACCGGTCCCGGACCGCAGCCTCCGCCGCTGGAAAGTCTGAGAAGGATGCTTCCGGAGGACCATCTGTGGCCGATTGACAGTCTCTGGGAATATCATTGCGGCCGGGGCCAGTTCAACAACCTGGACCGGTATCGGAACGCCCTCGACCGACGCTATGGCCCCGCGGGCTCGGTGGAGGAGTTTGTCCGCAAAGCCCAGGTGGCCAGCTATGAGGCGATCCGGGCCATGTTCGAGGCTTTTTCCGTCAATAAATTCAACTCCACGGGCGTGATTCAATGGATGCTCAATTCGGCCTGGCCGGAAATGTACTGGCAGCTCTACGATTACTACCTGATGCCCAACGGCGCCTTTTACGGGACACGGGCGGGTTCGCAGCCGCTCAACATCATCTATGATTATGGAGACCACGGCATTTACCTGAGCAACGACACTTATTCCGCCTTCAAGGATTTACGGGCGGAAATCCGTGTCCTGAACATGCAGTCGAAGGTTGTTTTCGCAAAGGATTTGCATGTTGGACTTGAAGAGAACACGTCCAGGAAGATTTTTCAGTTGCCTGCCGGCGACGCCCTGGCCCCGGTTTATTTCGTTGATCTGAAATTATTCGAAGCGAGTGGGAAAAAGCTTGGAGCCAATTTCTACTGGCTGTCGACCCGGGAGGATGTGCTGGATGAAAGCGGCACCCTGTGGTTCGTGACCCCGAACAAGTCCTATGCCGACTTTACGGCCCTGAACGCTCTGCCACCGGTTGAGATCGATGCGGAATATCTGTTTGTGGAGCGGGGCAAAGAGTGGGAAATGCAGGTCACCCTGAATAATCCCACCGAGGTGATAGCCTTTTTCATCGAGCTGGATGTTTACGGTAAGAAAAGCGGCAATACGGTCCTGCCGGTTTTCTGGGACGATAACTACGTTTCCCTGCTGCCGGGAGAGGTCAAGGCGGTCCGGGCCCGCTTTCCCATGGACGGGTTGAATGGCGAAAAGCCGGCTTTCCGGTATCGCGGCTGGAACGTTAACGCCGGTCAGGGAAAGGGAAAATGA
- a CDS encoding GHKL domain-containing protein — MPSIPSKLFSPTLLIYPVCLLLLAAQGLLGENLPDWRFFQVSQGAEESWINYVTIGSEGKIWISHGSTMSAGWMDGWPDENGKLVFRIPSPSMYSVIRQSKQGQLWSVSEDGAKLFQNGKWATFDIGRDYNPPAFQPNFLLSPTNMPFTPGDKNQVFYLMGNSLVLLDASTGQRMEMVHAAQTGIGDFIDLAGTREDYFWITGTRGIAQFHPKAAARGKAWQEFRTPGPEYAAFQSPVEGCEGELYVVASNLKKNKSDLLIFKNRQWQIKTGHSGSVRIGWPGLEDSYWVIGDKNGLFNISPEKGESEENASVLSGVIFCEVALEKNGVFWLATSRGLARYTPPLWRTPRGLKEELRWCHAIYEDSLGNIYLAAGGRILVYNGRHWQRYDLAGQKDIYDRMSVNFLSLSDNRTAVFYPKSGCYSISPAGLKKIPYQDASGKFNNRTVLLMSSGRKHKVWLSTYAGMDSVAFRVENWDGEVYKPVINMTDDYDIESFYEAANGNLWIGSAENKHCLALFRNGALKMIGPDDGYTGGGVFCFHEFEDGRIWIGCRNQIFEYDGGKWSLIRDWGLDNVYSIHGHSGGSVWVASTTGIHRYYKGLWVTYTAEDGLPNTAATFVFEDSRGTVWAGTTQGVSCFHPEADSDPPRTLISKRDNPSEVPPSGEARLVFTAVDKWNFTKPEKLFFSYRLDGGQWSAFQTSNVTWLSHLAYGPHRFEVRSMDLNLNIDAKPALFDFTVLLPWYRERGFLIVAAIGSLTILFLLGVVIRRHLLLEKLVLERTNELQSANATLTRNKCELENLLQSEQLLAKIASLLNSSDSFFDSVGELLEKIGLSAGLDLACLVIDGKAGKRAETVGCWVSPSYAESGNPGRVADNDGVSALYEKPAPGSGRFVSDLSGVTAEERRFAEELAISSFAVIPLEVSSKATAFMYLAKMEAHPWNDQEIELLNTIADVMANSLQRQTHFQARLDAEKKGLEAVQMAEKASRMASIGVMAGGITHEINQPLNALKLNSTQVLSWTERARGIIPDKVVEKLRRVPEYINRIEEIVKHMSEFWISPNQKVNERFDLKDSVQHALTLINRQINIHRIKFNLNVEPVDMPIQGNHINVELILINLVVNAVQALDELQKQDKTITISIRRNGSSAVLEVSDNGKALFRGNEERIFDPFYSTKKPSLGIGLGLAIVKRLTQELSGKVNAFVNNEDGATFIVEIPLTGSHEEEI, encoded by the coding sequence ATGCCCTCGATCCCCAGTAAATTGTTTTCTCCGACGCTGTTGATTTATCCTGTCTGCTTATTGCTCCTTGCGGCCCAGGGGCTTCTCGGCGAAAACCTCCCGGACTGGCGTTTCTTCCAGGTGTCCCAGGGGGCCGAGGAGTCATGGATCAATTATGTTACTATCGGGAGCGAAGGAAAAATCTGGATCTCGCACGGCTCGACTATGTCAGCCGGCTGGATGGATGGCTGGCCTGATGAGAACGGGAAGCTCGTTTTTCGCATTCCCTCCCCCAGTATGTACAGCGTGATCAGACAGAGCAAGCAGGGACAACTCTGGTCGGTCAGCGAGGATGGCGCAAAGCTTTTTCAAAACGGCAAATGGGCGACTTTCGATATCGGGCGTGATTACAATCCACCAGCATTCCAGCCGAACTTTCTGCTGTCCCCGACAAACATGCCGTTCACGCCTGGAGATAAGAACCAGGTTTTTTATTTGATGGGCAACAGTCTGGTTCTTCTTGACGCCTCGACCGGCCAAAGAATGGAAATGGTGCACGCCGCACAGACCGGTATCGGGGATTTTATCGATTTAGCCGGTACCCGCGAGGATTATTTTTGGATCACTGGCACCCGGGGAATCGCCCAGTTCCATCCCAAAGCGGCCGCCAGGGGCAAGGCCTGGCAGGAATTCCGCACGCCGGGGCCAGAATATGCCGCGTTCCAGTCTCCGGTCGAGGGCTGCGAGGGAGAATTGTACGTTGTCGCGTCCAATCTCAAGAAAAATAAAAGTGATCTGCTGATCTTCAAAAACAGGCAATGGCAGATCAAAACCGGGCATTCCGGCTCAGTGCGCATCGGCTGGCCGGGTCTGGAAGACAGCTACTGGGTAATAGGGGACAAGAATGGGCTTTTTAATATCTCGCCAGAAAAGGGCGAATCTGAAGAAAATGCGAGTGTTTTGTCGGGCGTGATTTTTTGTGAAGTTGCTTTGGAAAAGAACGGAGTATTCTGGCTGGCGACCAGCCGCGGCCTGGCCAGGTATACGCCACCCCTCTGGCGGACGCCTCGCGGCCTGAAGGAAGAACTGAGATGGTGCCACGCCATTTACGAGGACTCTCTCGGCAATATCTATCTTGCCGCCGGCGGCAGAATCTTGGTGTACAACGGCAGACATTGGCAGCGCTACGATCTGGCCGGTCAAAAAGATATCTATGATCGAATGTCGGTGAATTTCCTCTCTCTTTCCGATAACAGAACAGCCGTTTTTTATCCTAAGTCTGGGTGCTATTCAATTTCTCCTGCCGGGCTGAAAAAAATCCCATATCAAGACGCCTCCGGCAAATTCAATAACAGAACGGTTCTCCTGATGTCTTCCGGCCGGAAACATAAAGTCTGGCTTTCTACATACGCTGGTATGGATTCGGTCGCTTTTCGGGTCGAAAATTGGGACGGCGAGGTATACAAACCGGTTATCAATATGACGGATGATTATGATATTGAAAGCTTTTACGAAGCCGCCAATGGAAACCTCTGGATCGGTTCCGCCGAGAACAAGCATTGCCTGGCGCTTTTCCGGAATGGCGCCCTCAAAATGATAGGACCGGATGATGGCTACACCGGGGGAGGAGTGTTTTGTTTCCATGAATTCGAGGATGGCAGAATCTGGATTGGCTGCCGGAACCAGATCTTTGAATACGATGGCGGGAAATGGTCCCTGATCCGGGATTGGGGCCTGGACAACGTGTACTCGATTCATGGACATAGCGGCGGCAGTGTATGGGTGGCCTCAACAACCGGCATCCACAGGTATTACAAGGGGTTATGGGTCACTTATACCGCGGAGGACGGCCTGCCCAACACGGCGGCCACTTTCGTCTTCGAGGACAGCCGGGGCACGGTCTGGGCCGGCACCACCCAGGGAGTGAGCTGCTTTCACCCGGAAGCGGATTCCGATCCGCCCAGGACATTAATCAGCAAGCGGGACAATCCGTCAGAGGTGCCACCCTCGGGGGAAGCCAGGCTGGTTTTCACGGCTGTGGACAAGTGGAATTTCACCAAGCCGGAGAAGCTGTTTTTCTCCTACCGGCTGGACGGCGGGCAATGGTCTGCCTTCCAGACCAGCAATGTCACCTGGCTGAGCCACCTGGCCTATGGACCCCATCGTTTCGAGGTGCGGTCCATGGACTTGAACCTGAATATCGATGCGAAACCCGCCCTCTTCGATTTCACTGTCCTTCTCCCCTGGTATAGAGAGCGGGGGTTCCTGATTGTTGCGGCGATAGGCTCGCTGACCATTCTTTTCCTGCTGGGAGTGGTCATCCGCAGGCATCTGCTGTTGGAAAAACTTGTGTTGGAAAGGACAAATGAACTGCAATCGGCCAATGCGACCTTGACCAGAAACAAGTGCGAACTGGAGAACCTTCTCCAGAGCGAGCAGTTGCTGGCCAAGATCGCCTCGCTGCTGAATTCCTCCGATTCGTTCTTTGACAGTGTCGGTGAGTTGCTGGAAAAGATCGGATTATCCGCCGGGTTGGATCTCGCCTGTCTGGTCATTGACGGCAAGGCCGGGAAAAGGGCGGAAACAGTCGGTTGCTGGGTCTCGCCCTCCTACGCCGAAAGCGGCAATCCCGGCAGGGTGGCCGATAACGACGGAGTATCCGCCTTATACGAAAAGCCGGCTCCAGGCAGCGGCCGTTTTGTGTCGGACTTGTCCGGAGTCACCGCGGAGGAAAGGCGGTTTGCCGAAGAACTGGCGATAAGTTCTTTTGCCGTTATTCCCCTGGAAGTGTCCTCGAAAGCCACCGCTTTCATGTATCTGGCCAAAATGGAGGCACATCCGTGGAATGACCAGGAGATAGAGCTATTAAACACCATCGCGGATGTAATGGCCAACTCGTTGCAGCGTCAGACCCACTTTCAGGCCCGCCTGGATGCGGAAAAGAAAGGGCTGGAGGCTGTGCAGATGGCCGAGAAAGCCTCGCGCATGGCATCCATCGGCGTGATGGCGGGGGGAATCACCCACGAGATCAACCAGCCTCTCAACGCGCTCAAGCTCAACTCGACACAGGTGTTGAGCTGGACCGAGCGCGCACGGGGAATAATTCCGGACAAGGTTGTCGAGAAGCTCAGAAGAGTTCCGGAGTATATCAACCGGATTGAAGAGATAGTCAAGCATATGAGCGAATTCTGGATATCGCCCAACCAGAAAGTGAACGAGAGGTTCGATCTCAAGGATTCGGTGCAGCACGCGCTCACGCTGATCAACAGGCAGATCAATATCCACAGGATCAAGTTCAATCTGAACGTGGAGCCGGTGGACATGCCGATACAGGGTAACCACATAAATGTCGAGCTGATCCTGATCAATCTGGTGGTCAACGCCGTGCAGGCCTTGGACGAGCTGCAGAAGCAGGACAAGACAATCACCATTTCCATCCGGCGAAACGGAAGCTCGGCTGTTCTCGAAGTGAGCGACAATGGCAAGGCTTTGTTCAGGGGCAATGAGGAAAGGATATTTGACCCGTTCTATTCCACCAAGAAACCGAGTCTGGGGATTGGCCTGGGTCTTGCAATTGTAAAAAGACTGACGCAGGAGTTGAGCGGCAAGGTGAACGCTTTTGTCAACAACGAGGATGGCGCCACCTTCATCGTGGAAATTCCTTTGACAGGCAGCCATGAGGAGGAGATTTGA
- a CDS encoding sigma-54 dependent transcriptional regulator: MKILVVDDDKYSRTELTEYLRDELGHDITPCDSGTKALQFFENNPFPLVLSDIRMPEMDGIELLKRLKAMPAGRQTYVVLITGYGDVNSAVSAFHAGSYDYLMKPVNPEELKSIIGKIAEHQSLLEENYELKHRFESKVAEVTQEAMLELEQVQKALAEVLGVGRIGVFSSKMRDVVRLAKRLHEDRSVPVLIEGETGTGKEFIAKLVNYGPHTVTTPFVSINCSAIAPNLFESELFGYEGGAFSGAKRAGQKGKFELAQGGTLFLDEIGDMPLEMQPKLLRVLQEKEYFRVGGIRKLTVDVRIICSTNKNLEKLSQAGAFRSDLYYRLNTGRIHLPALRERKEEIRPLAQMFLEYFAEQKKSNFKSFSEEAIGILEEYPWPGNVRELQNLIERVVLLYDDVEIKPCHLRVLKKNEGLGLDRLAEENDEDYLVVRFLPGGLNLETIEKEIIKKALFMFDGNKSRVARYLGINRATLYNKLDDKAV; this comes from the coding sequence TTGAAAATTCTCGTGGTCGACGACGACAAGTATTCCAGGACCGAATTGACCGAGTACCTGCGCGACGAGCTGGGACACGACATCACCCCCTGTGACTCGGGGACAAAGGCATTGCAGTTTTTCGAGAACAATCCATTCCCGCTCGTTCTCTCGGATATCCGGATGCCGGAGATGGACGGGATCGAATTGTTGAAGCGCCTGAAAGCCATGCCCGCGGGCCGGCAAACGTACGTGGTGCTCATCACTGGCTACGGGGATGTGAATTCTGCTGTAAGCGCATTCCATGCCGGCTCTTACGACTACCTGATGAAGCCGGTGAATCCTGAGGAGCTAAAATCCATCATCGGGAAAATCGCCGAACACCAATCGCTCCTTGAAGAGAACTATGAGCTGAAGCACCGGTTCGAGAGCAAGGTGGCAGAGGTGACGCAGGAAGCCATGCTGGAGCTGGAGCAGGTGCAGAAAGCCCTGGCGGAAGTGCTCGGGGTGGGCAGGATCGGTGTTTTTTCGAGCAAGATGCGGGACGTGGTCCGTCTGGCCAAGCGGTTGCACGAGGACCGCTCGGTCCCGGTCTTGATCGAAGGGGAAACCGGCACCGGCAAAGAGTTTATCGCCAAGCTGGTTAATTACGGTCCCCACACGGTCACCACTCCTTTCGTCTCCATAAACTGTTCGGCTATCGCTCCCAACCTGTTTGAAAGTGAGCTGTTCGGTTATGAGGGCGGAGCTTTCTCCGGTGCGAAGAGGGCCGGGCAGAAAGGCAAGTTCGAGCTGGCCCAGGGGGGGACCCTGTTTCTGGATGAAATAGGCGACATGCCACTGGAGATGCAGCCCAAGCTGCTGCGCGTGCTGCAGGAAAAAGAGTATTTCAGGGTCGGCGGGATAAGGAAGCTGACAGTGGATGTCAGGATCATCTGCTCGACCAACAAGAACCTGGAGAAGCTCTCGCAGGCGGGCGCTTTCCGCAGCGACCTCTATTACCGGCTCAATACGGGCCGGATCCACCTCCCGGCGTTGCGGGAGAGAAAAGAGGAAATCCGCCCTCTGGCCCAGATGTTCCTCGAGTATTTCGCGGAGCAGAAAAAGAGCAATTTCAAATCTTTCAGCGAGGAGGCGATCGGCATTCTGGAGGAATATCCCTGGCCCGGCAACGTGCGCGAACTTCAAAACCTGATCGAACGCGTTGTGCTGCTGTACGATGATGTGGAAATCAAGCCCTGCCATCTGAGGGTTTTAAAGAAGAACGAGGGCCTGGGTTTGGACCGGCTGGCCGAGGAAAACGATGAGGATTATCTGGTTGTCAGGTTCTTGCCTGGAGGCTTGAACCTGGAAACAATAGAGAAAGAGATCATCAAAAAGGCGCTGTTCATGTTCGACGGTAACAAAAGTCGGGTGGCCAGGTATCTGGGAATCAACCGCGCCACTCTCTATAACAAACTTGACGACAAGGCCGTCTAA